In the genome of Clostridiales bacterium, one region contains:
- a CDS encoding Na/Pi symporter, with protein MKFKKEAGFRAYVIILIRRKFNMHVDSVKDLVFGVIGGSALLMYGVELMGSSFEKAAGGFIKKTLSIFAGNLLSAFFTGIFITALVQSSTAVTVLTVGFVNAGLMNLNQAVGIIYGANIGTTITAQLMALDITEVSLPLIGIGYIIMISSNKNLFKNTGRGLMGLGMLLLGLRLINSGVPFLKSDPYIINFFRVYGNNTIISLIIGTLLTAAVQSSSAVMGVTMILARYDLISLGGAISLMIGSNIGTCAAAQLAAATGNTASKRAAWAHTLYNIIGGMVAIIAIKPFITLVQLLSPGMPIERQVANSHTLFNVLSAIVFLPVTKYYVRLIENIVPDRKNNR; from the coding sequence TTGAAGTTCAAAAAAGAGGCAGGTTTCAGGGCGTATGTTATAATTTTAATACGCCGAAAATTCAATATGCATGTTGATTCTGTAAAGGATTTGGTTTTCGGAGTTATAGGCGGCTCGGCGCTTTTAATGTATGGAGTCGAGCTTATGGGAAGCAGCTTTGAAAAGGCCGCAGGCGGATTTATAAAAAAGACATTGTCGATATTTGCAGGAAATCTTTTGAGCGCGTTTTTCACAGGGATATTTATAACTGCACTTGTACAAAGCAGCACGGCGGTTACAGTGCTTACGGTGGGGTTTGTCAACGCCGGGCTCATGAATCTTAACCAGGCTGTAGGAATAATATACGGGGCGAATATAGGGACGACGATTACAGCCCAGCTTATGGCATTGGATATAACGGAAGTATCGCTGCCGTTAATAGGAATAGGTTACATAATAATGATATCTTCAAACAAAAATCTGTTTAAGAATACTGGACGGGGTTTGATGGGACTTGGCATGCTTCTTTTAGGGCTAAGGCTAATAAATTCAGGAGTTCCTTTTTTGAAGTCGGATCCTTACATTATAAATTTTTTCAGGGTGTATGGTAACAATACGATCATATCCCTTATAATAGGGACGCTGCTTACAGCAGCCGTTCAAAGCAGCTCGGCGGTGATGGGTGTAACGATGATACTTGCCCGATATGATCTGATATCGCTTGGAGGCGCAATAAGCCTTATGATAGGCAGCAACATAGGTACCTGTGCGGCGGCCCAGCTTGCGGCAGCTACTGGGAATACCGCCTCAAAAAGGGCGGCATGGGCGCATACACTCTACAATATTATTGGAGGAATGGTTGCTATCATCGCAATTAAGCCGTTTATCACACTCGTACAGTTATTATCACCGGGTATGCCGATTGAAAGGCAGGTTGCAAATTCCCATACGCTTTTCAATGTTTTAAGCGCAATTGTTTTTCTGCCTGTAACCAAATATTATGTAAGGCTTATAGAGAACATTGTTCCCGATAGAAAAAATAATCGGTAA
- a CDS encoding CBS domain-containing protein, giving the protein MKRLLSVFLSTVLDNKLYDSQSNSVGKIIDLGVLNNEQIPRVAALRIKKDNGNVIDVNYGFIDIYEQDNGKLHISCEKTKEYRGDNLIYLSKKLLDKQIVDINGRKVVRVNDLKLAELNGVLKVIAVDVGFTGLVRRLGMGKFFMAFARLFNRTLHDRLITWDNVEPLKLDTDKLTLNVSYKKLSKLHPADIADILESLDTKYRNQVFQSLDDETAANTLEEIDPDIQADMLDSLNEDKASGILDNMDNDEIADILDDMEEEKAEKLLDNMEDEDASEIRTLMKYEETRVGSIMNTEYVSFSPGLTVEETINELRELKPQSDTTYYLYITDGLRRLVGVVSLRDLIVSKPDTKLSEIMNQQPVFIRDTDTLDEVTELITKYDLLAVPVVDEKNVLVGMCILGDIVDEVLLPRWKRRLKRAI; this is encoded by the coding sequence GTGAAAAGATTATTAAGCGTTTTTTTGAGCACTGTGCTTGACAATAAGTTATATGACAGCCAGAGCAATTCGGTTGGAAAAATAATAGATCTTGGAGTGCTTAACAATGAACAGATCCCGAGAGTTGCTGCCTTACGCATAAAAAAGGACAATGGAAATGTTATAGATGTTAATTACGGTTTCATAGATATTTATGAACAGGATAACGGCAAACTCCATATATCATGTGAAAAAACGAAGGAGTACAGGGGAGATAACCTTATATATTTGTCCAAGAAACTTCTGGATAAACAGATCGTAGATATAAATGGCAGAAAAGTTGTAAGAGTTAATGATTTAAAACTTGCAGAGTTAAATGGAGTTTTAAAAGTAATTGCTGTCGATGTGGGTTTTACCGGTCTTGTACGCAGGCTCGGCATGGGAAAATTTTTCATGGCGTTTGCAAGACTTTTTAATAGGACATTGCATGACAGGTTGATTACATGGGATAATGTTGAACCTTTAAAGCTTGATACAGACAAACTTACTTTGAATGTTTCTTATAAAAAGCTTTCAAAACTTCATCCCGCTGATATAGCCGATATACTTGAAAGCCTTGATACGAAATACAGGAACCAGGTATTTCAATCGCTCGATGATGAAACGGCTGCAAATACTCTCGAAGAGATCGACCCGGATATCCAGGCAGATATGCTTGACAGTTTAAATGAAGATAAGGCAAGCGGCATACTTGATAATATGGATAATGATGAAATAGCGGACATTCTGGATGATATGGAAGAGGAGAAAGCCGAAAAGCTACTTGATAATATGGAAGATGAAGATGCCAGCGAGATAAGGACGCTGATGAAATATGAGGAAACCAGGGTGGGCAGCATAATGAATACGGAATATGTATCATTCTCACCCGGCCTTACAGTTGAAGAGACTATCAACGAACTTAGAGAACTTAAGCCCCAATCGGATACGACATATTACCTTTATATTACCGATGGATTAAGGCGGCTGGTAGGAGTAGTCTCATTAAGGGATCTTATAGTTTCAAAACCGGATACAAAGCTATCCGAGATAATGAATCAGCAGCCTGTGTTTATTAGGGATACGGATACGCTGGATGAAGTTACAGAGCTTATAACCAAATACGACCTGCTTGCGGTACCGGTTGTCGATGAAAAAAATGTGCTGGTCGGCATGTGCATACTTGGCGACATAGTCGATGAAGTATTGCTGCCGAGATGGAAAAGACGGCTTAAAAGAGCCATATAG